From Pseudomonas sp. FP2335, the proteins below share one genomic window:
- a CDS encoding sigma-70 family RNA polymerase sigma factor has protein sequence MMPQPPRRTGFFEYYEELIGTWTRRLRNRQQAEDLAHDTFVRVLEARSTEVEQPRAYLHQTARNIAVDAHRREDRREALALETFDLRSPHSGDPEHVMHAIQLADSIERALAELPLNCRRIFIWQKIEGLTQQEIAERLGLSKNMVEKYMIRTLRHLRDRLDVLAP, from the coding sequence ATGATGCCCCAGCCGCCCCGCAGAACAGGCTTTTTCGAGTATTACGAAGAGTTGATCGGCACCTGGACGCGCCGCCTGAGAAACCGCCAGCAGGCCGAAGACCTGGCCCATGACACGTTTGTGCGGGTGCTTGAGGCACGGTCCACCGAGGTTGAGCAGCCGCGCGCCTATCTGCACCAAACCGCACGCAACATTGCGGTGGACGCCCATCGCCGTGAAGACCGGCGCGAGGCGCTGGCGCTGGAGACCTTCGACCTGCGTTCGCCGCACAGTGGCGACCCGGAGCACGTCATGCACGCGATCCAGTTGGCGGATTCCATCGAGCGGGCGCTGGCCGAGTTGCCACTCAACTGCCGCAGGATTTTCATCTGGCAGAAAATCGAAGGCCTCACCCAGCAGGAAATCGCCGAACGCCTGGGGTTGTCCAAGAACATGGTGGAAAAGTATATGATCCGCACCCTGCGGCATCTGCGTGACCGCTTGGACGTGCTGGCCCCATGA
- a CDS encoding FecR family protein, with product MMDNRARDEAAQWFVRLQDAELGAAERQQFETWRHEHPDHQYEFDVLQGLWSATDLLPAARLRALCDAPAERPKRRAVLRYAVAASVVAVAVGLGVFSILQPKPYSAEFSTRLGEQRQVTLPDGSVMELNSRSVVAVQFEKGRRGVVLKRGEAMFNVEHDTTRPFVVAAGAGQVTVTGTRFDVRRDDDSTRVVVEAGTVKVQGRAVDASVTLTAGRGTHIDSQGNVVPAYAVNAAELTAWRRGKLVFNNASLGDVAREVSRYREQPVRVGSAAVSDLRLTSVFNANDTDALLKALPHILPVAVRALPDGSQEIISR from the coding sequence ATGATGGATAACCGTGCCCGAGACGAGGCTGCGCAATGGTTTGTGCGCCTGCAAGACGCCGAACTGGGGGCCGCCGAGCGCCAGCAGTTTGAGACGTGGCGCCATGAGCATCCCGACCACCAATACGAATTTGATGTGCTGCAAGGCCTGTGGAGCGCCACGGACCTGTTGCCGGCGGCGCGTTTGCGTGCGTTGTGCGATGCACCGGCTGAGCGCCCCAAGCGGCGCGCCGTGTTGCGTTACGCGGTCGCGGCCAGTGTGGTGGCGGTTGCCGTTGGCCTGGGCGTGTTCAGCATCCTTCAACCAAAACCCTACAGCGCCGAGTTCAGCACGCGGCTCGGTGAACAGCGCCAGGTGACGCTGCCCGACGGTTCGGTGATGGAGTTGAACAGCCGCAGCGTGGTCGCGGTGCAGTTCGAAAAGGGCAGGCGCGGCGTGGTGCTCAAGCGGGGCGAGGCGATGTTCAATGTCGAGCACGACACCACTCGCCCGTTTGTGGTCGCCGCCGGGGCCGGGCAGGTCACGGTGACCGGCACGCGCTTTGATGTGCGCCGCGATGACGACAGCACCCGCGTGGTGGTCGAGGCCGGGACGGTCAAGGTGCAAGGGCGGGCCGTGGATGCAAGCGTCACGCTGACGGCGGGCCGTGGCACGCACATCGACAGCCAGGGCAACGTGGTGCCGGCCTACGCGGTGAACGCCGCAGAACTGACCGCATGGCGCCGCGGCAAACTGGTGTTCAACAACGCCAGCTTGGGTGACGTGGCACGGGAAGTGTCGCGTTATCGCGAGCAGCCAGTGCGGGTCGGTTCGGCGGCGGTGAGCGACCTGCGCCTGACCAGCGTGTTCAACGCCAACGACACCGACGCCTTGCTCAAGGCCCTGCCGCACATTCTGCCGGTGGCCGTGCGCGCCTTGCCGGACGGCAGCCAGGAAATTATTTCGCGCTGA